The following are from one region of the Leptospira selangorensis genome:
- the yidD gene encoding membrane protein insertion efficiency factor YidD has translation MNRLAIFLIRFYKRWISPILPPSCRFHPSCSEYAMQAFQEYDFLSATFLSTKRILKCNPLFAAGEDPLPPNPRRN, from the coding sequence TTCTGATCCGATTTTATAAACGTTGGATCTCACCTATTCTTCCGCCTTCCTGCAGATTTCATCCAAGCTGTTCTGAATATGCAATGCAGGCTTTCCAAGAATATGATTTCTTGTCGGCGACTTTTCTAAGCACTAAACGAATCTTAAAATGTAATCCACTATTCGCCGCTGGCGAAGACCCTTTACCACCCAACCCTAGAAGGAATTAG